A genomic stretch from Bradyrhizobium sp. 195 includes:
- a CDS encoding enoyl-CoA hydratase-related protein, which yields MELKFSTVERRGPIAIVTLSRPEVYNALHTDAHFELQKVFDDFAADPEQWIAVVTGSGDKAFCAGNDLKWQAAGGKRGWDKGGFAGLTSRFDCDKPIIAAVNGVAMGGGFEIALACDLIIAAENATFALPEPRVGLAALAGGLHRLPRQIGLKRAMGMILTARHVSAKEGQELGFVNEVVPQGEALNAALRWAETIAKNSPMSIRASKQAIQKGLGVSLEQAIEEQREYPAVKAMAASQDYIEGPKAFSEKRPPKWVGK from the coding sequence ATGGAGTTGAAATTCTCGACGGTGGAACGCAGGGGGCCGATCGCGATCGTCACGCTGTCGCGCCCCGAGGTCTACAACGCGCTGCACACCGATGCGCATTTCGAGCTGCAAAAGGTGTTCGACGATTTCGCTGCCGACCCGGAGCAATGGATTGCGGTCGTCACAGGCAGCGGCGACAAGGCGTTCTGCGCCGGCAACGATCTGAAGTGGCAGGCGGCGGGAGGAAAGCGCGGCTGGGACAAGGGCGGCTTTGCCGGCCTCACCTCGCGCTTCGACTGCGACAAGCCGATCATCGCCGCGGTGAACGGCGTCGCCATGGGCGGCGGCTTCGAGATCGCGCTCGCCTGCGACCTGATCATCGCCGCGGAGAATGCGACCTTCGCCCTGCCCGAGCCGCGTGTTGGCCTCGCCGCGCTCGCCGGCGGCCTGCACCGGCTGCCGCGCCAGATCGGGCTGAAGCGCGCCATGGGCATGATCCTGACCGCGCGCCATGTCAGCGCCAAGGAAGGCCAGGAGCTCGGCTTCGTCAACGAGGTGGTGCCGCAGGGCGAAGCACTCAACGCCGCGCTGCGCTGGGCCGAGACGATCGCCAAGAATTCGCCGATGTCGATCCGCGCTTCAAAGCAGGCGATCCAGAAGGGGCTCGGCGTGTCGCTGGAACAGGCGATCGAGGAGCAGCGAGAGTATCCGGCGGTGAAGGCAATGGCGGCATCGCAGGATTACATCGAGGGACCGAAGGCGTTTTCGGAGAAGCGGCCGCCGAAATGGGTGGGGAAGTAG
- a CDS encoding acyl-CoA dehydrogenase family protein, whose amino-acid sequence MDFSLPADLVAYLGELDRFIEREIKPLEEADDNIRFFDHRREWARTDFENGGLPRHEWEALLRKAKDLADAAGHLRFPVPKQYGGKDGSNLWMAVIREHFAAKGLGLHNDLQNEHSIVGNFPVVTMLDRYGRDDQKAMIDGSIKGKYRITFGLTEPHHGSDATHMETRAVPATRDNVKGWIINGEKMWTTGMHVATHCALFARTSGNDGDARGITCFLVPAKSHGVKVEEYMWTFNMPTDHPRVSFTDVFVPEDALFGEVGRGLSLAQCFVHQNRIRQAASSLGAAVYCINESVKYARERKPFGKALAENQAIQFPLVELATQAEMLRLLIRKTAWEMDQLNEEQIERTLSDRVSMCNYWANRLCCESADRAMQVHGGMGYSRHKPFEHIYRHHRRYRITEGSEEIQMRKVAGFLFGYMGPGKH is encoded by the coding sequence TTGGATTTCTCATTGCCTGCCGATCTCGTCGCCTATCTCGGAGAGCTCGATCGTTTCATCGAACGCGAGATCAAGCCGCTGGAAGAAGCCGACGACAACATCCGCTTCTTCGATCACCGCCGCGAATGGGCGCGCACCGATTTCGAGAACGGCGGCCTGCCCCGGCACGAATGGGAAGCGCTGCTGCGGAAAGCCAAGGATCTCGCCGACGCCGCGGGTCATCTGCGCTTCCCGGTGCCGAAGCAATATGGCGGTAAGGACGGCTCGAACCTCTGGATGGCCGTGATCCGCGAGCATTTTGCCGCGAAGGGTCTCGGCCTGCACAACGACCTCCAGAACGAGCATTCGATCGTCGGCAATTTCCCCGTCGTCACCATGCTCGACCGCTACGGCCGCGACGACCAGAAAGCGATGATCGACGGCTCGATCAAGGGCAAGTACCGCATCACCTTTGGACTGACGGAGCCGCATCACGGCTCGGATGCCACCCACATGGAAACGCGCGCGGTGCCCGCGACCCGCGACAACGTCAAGGGCTGGATCATCAACGGCGAGAAGATGTGGACGACAGGCATGCACGTCGCCACGCATTGCGCGCTGTTCGCGCGCACATCAGGCAATGACGGCGATGCCCGCGGCATCACCTGCTTCCTGGTTCCGGCGAAAAGCCATGGGGTGAAGGTCGAAGAATACATGTGGACCTTCAACATGCCGACTGACCATCCCCGCGTCAGTTTTACCGACGTGTTCGTGCCGGAGGATGCGCTGTTCGGCGAGGTCGGCCGCGGGCTGTCGCTGGCGCAATGCTTCGTGCATCAGAACCGCATCCGCCAGGCGGCAAGCTCGCTCGGCGCAGCCGTTTACTGCATCAATGAGAGCGTCAAATACGCGCGTGAGCGAAAGCCGTTCGGCAAGGCGTTGGCGGAAAACCAGGCGATCCAGTTCCCGCTGGTGGAGCTTGCGACGCAAGCCGAGATGCTGCGCCTGCTGATCCGCAAGACCGCCTGGGAGATGGACCAGCTCAACGAGGAGCAGATCGAGCGCACGCTCTCCGACCGCGTCTCCATGTGCAACTACTGGGCAAACCGCCTCTGCTGCGAATCCGCCGATCGCGCCATGCAGGTCCACGGCGGCATGGGCTATTCACGCCATAAGCCGTTCGAGCACATCTACCGCCACCACCGCCGCTACCGCATCACCGAAGGCAGCGAGGAAATCCAGATGCGCAAGGTGGCGGGATTCCTGTTCGGCTATATGGGGCCGGGGAAGCATTGA
- a CDS encoding fatty acid--CoA ligase, with amino-acid sequence MSIQPLADLAEMVRERAKSRGDAIAYEFEGRLTSFAEFDARTNKVANALLAMGVRKGDRIAYLGKNSDLYFELLMGAMKAGVVMAPVNWRLAGPEVAFIVEDCKAPVLFVGPEFITQVRQIKDQLPGVRTIITTEGGAAEWQDFAAWRDAQSGNDPKVPIDSRDIAIQLYTSGTTGKPKGAMLSHANFLNLVQSGNAEDKPEWNRWSTDDVSLVAMPVFHIGGSGWGVMGLYHGARGVIAREFDPTKVLDFFEQSGITKLFMVPAAMQFVVRQPRARTVDFSRLKYMLYGASPIPAALLKECIEVFKCGFVQLYGMTETTGTIVALPPEDHVEGLERMRSAGKALPGVEIAILDVDGKPLPPREVGEIATRSGSNMAGYWNLPEATASTLRSDGWLRTGDAGYMDEDGYLYIHDRIKDMIISGGENIYPAEVESALCDHPDVAEAAVIGVPDDKWGEAVKAVVVMKPGKEASATDIINFTRERIAGYKTPKSVEFLPALPRNPSGKILRRQLREPYWAGKDRRVN; translated from the coding sequence ATGTCCATACAGCCATTGGCTGACCTCGCCGAGATGGTGCGCGAGCGCGCCAAGAGCCGCGGCGATGCCATCGCCTACGAATTCGAGGGCCGCCTCACCAGCTTTGCCGAATTCGACGCCAGGACCAACAAGGTCGCCAACGCGCTTCTCGCAATGGGCGTGAGGAAGGGCGATCGCATCGCCTATCTCGGCAAGAACAGCGATCTCTATTTCGAGCTCCTGATGGGCGCCATGAAGGCTGGCGTCGTGATGGCGCCGGTGAACTGGCGGCTGGCGGGGCCCGAGGTTGCCTTCATCGTCGAAGACTGCAAGGCGCCGGTGCTGTTCGTCGGGCCGGAGTTCATCACACAGGTCCGCCAGATCAAGGACCAGCTGCCGGGCGTGCGCACGATCATCACCACCGAGGGCGGTGCGGCGGAGTGGCAGGATTTTGCGGCGTGGCGCGATGCGCAGAGCGGCAACGACCCGAAGGTTCCGATCGACAGCAGGGACATCGCGATCCAGCTCTACACGTCCGGCACCACGGGCAAGCCGAAGGGCGCGATGCTGTCGCATGCCAACTTCCTCAACCTCGTGCAATCAGGCAATGCCGAGGACAAGCCGGAGTGGAACCGGTGGTCGACCGACGACGTGTCGTTGGTCGCCATGCCGGTCTTCCATATCGGCGGCTCCGGCTGGGGCGTGATGGGCCTCTATCACGGCGCCCGCGGCGTGATCGCCCGCGAATTCGATCCAACCAAGGTGCTGGATTTCTTCGAGCAGTCGGGCATCACAAAACTGTTCATGGTGCCGGCGGCGATGCAGTTCGTGGTGCGGCAGCCGCGCGCCAGGACGGTCGATTTCTCGCGGCTGAAATACATGCTCTATGGCGCCTCGCCTATTCCGGCCGCGCTGCTGAAGGAGTGCATCGAGGTCTTCAAATGCGGCTTCGTGCAATTGTACGGCATGACCGAGACCACCGGCACCATCGTGGCGCTGCCGCCGGAGGATCACGTCGAAGGGCTGGAGCGGATGCGCTCGGCTGGCAAGGCGCTACCGGGCGTCGAGATCGCGATCCTGGATGTGGACGGCAAACCGCTGCCGCCGCGCGAGGTCGGCGAGATCGCGACGCGATCGGGCTCGAACATGGCCGGCTACTGGAATCTGCCGGAGGCGACCGCATCGACGCTGCGCAGTGACGGCTGGCTGCGCACCGGCGATGCCGGCTACATGGACGAGGACGGCTATCTCTACATCCACGACCGCATCAAGGACATGATCATCTCCGGCGGCGAGAACATCTACCCCGCCGAGGTCGAGAGCGCGTTGTGCGACCACCCCGACGTCGCTGAGGCCGCGGTGATCGGCGTGCCCGACGACAAATGGGGCGAGGCAGTGAAAGCCGTCGTGGTGATGAAGCCGGGCAAGGAGGCGAGCGCCACCGACATCATCAACTTCACCCGCGAGCGCATCGCCGGCTACAAGACGCCGAAGAGCGTGGAGTTCTTGCCGGCGCTGCCGCGGAATCCGTCGGGCAAGATTTTGCGACGGCAATTGAGGGAGCCGTACTGGGCGGGGAAGGACAGAAGAGTGAATTGA
- a CDS encoding SDR family oxidoreductase, whose translation MFKENLLAGRRILVTGGGTGLGKSMAARFLQLGAEVHICGRRKIVCDETATELMAEYGGRVTSHGVDIRNALAVEEMVETIFRDAPLTDLINNAAGNFISRSEELSPRGFDAVANIVMHGTFYVTQAIGKRWIALKQPGNVVSITTTWVRNGSPYVVPSAMSKSAIHAMTMSLAAEWGRYGIRLNTIAPGEIPTEGMSKRIKPGDEAGARTKAMNPMGRVGTMEELQNLAVFLISGGCDWISGETIAMDGAQALAMGGNFYQLRDWSDDDWKTARESIMAQNEKDRAKRG comes from the coding sequence ATGTTCAAGGAAAATCTTCTGGCCGGCCGGCGCATTCTCGTGACCGGCGGCGGCACAGGTCTCGGCAAGTCGATGGCGGCGCGCTTCCTCCAGCTCGGCGCCGAGGTGCACATCTGCGGCCGGCGCAAGATCGTGTGCGACGAAACCGCGACCGAGCTGATGGCCGAGTATGGCGGCCGCGTCACCAGCCACGGCGTCGACATCCGCAATGCGCTCGCGGTCGAGGAGATGGTGGAGACCATCTTCCGCGACGCGCCGCTGACCGATCTCATCAACAATGCCGCCGGCAATTTCATCTCGCGCAGCGAGGAGCTGTCGCCGCGCGGCTTCGACGCCGTCGCCAACATCGTCATGCATGGCACGTTCTACGTGACGCAAGCGATCGGCAAGCGCTGGATCGCGTTGAAGCAACCCGGCAACGTGGTGTCGATCACCACGACGTGGGTGCGCAACGGCTCGCCTTACGTGGTGCCGTCGGCGATGAGCAAGTCGGCGATCCATGCCATGACGATGTCGCTCGCAGCCGAATGGGGCCGATACGGCATCCGCCTCAACACCATCGCGCCCGGCGAAATCCCGACCGAGGGCATGAGCAAGCGCATCAAGCCCGGCGACGAAGCCGGCGCGCGCACCAAGGCGATGAACCCGATGGGCCGCGTCGGCACCATGGAGGAATTACAGAACCTCGCGGTGTTCCTGATCTCCGGCGGCTGCGACTGGATCAGCGGCGAGACCATCGCGATGGACGGCGCGCAGGCGCTCGCGATGGGCGGCAATTTCTACCAGCTCCGCGACTGGAGCGACGACGACTGGAAGACCGCGCGCGAGAGCATCATGGCGCAGAACGAAAAGGACCGGGCGAAGCGGGGGTAG
- a CDS encoding crotonase/enoyl-CoA hydratase family protein codes for MEERVSISISEGVADVRLVRADKMNALDQAMFEALVAATDRLSKEKGVRVVVLSGEGRAFCAGLDMGRFAAMKEKGGNGIPGGENRDLTKRTHGQANFAQQAVWGWRQLPVPVIAAVHGVAFGGGFQLSLGADMRFLSADARMSVMEIKWGLIPDMAGTPILASLVRDDILRDLTYTGRIFSAQEAMTYGLATRICDDPRASALEVAREIAGKSPDAIRAAKRLLNNLSVDPGPALLAESVEQQKLIGSANQTEAVRSNLEKRAAKYAD; via the coding sequence ATGGAAGAGCGCGTCTCGATCTCGATCTCGGAAGGCGTCGCCGACGTGCGCCTGGTGCGCGCGGACAAGATGAACGCGCTGGATCAGGCGATGTTCGAGGCCCTTGTCGCCGCAACCGACCGCCTTTCGAAGGAAAAAGGCGTGCGCGTGGTCGTGCTGTCGGGCGAAGGCCGGGCCTTCTGCGCCGGGCTCGACATGGGGCGTTTTGCCGCCATGAAGGAGAAGGGCGGTAACGGAATTCCGGGTGGCGAAAATCGCGATCTCACCAAGCGGACGCATGGCCAGGCCAACTTCGCGCAACAGGCGGTGTGGGGCTGGCGCCAGCTGCCGGTGCCTGTCATCGCGGCCGTGCACGGCGTCGCCTTCGGCGGCGGCTTCCAGCTCTCGCTCGGCGCCGACATGCGGTTCCTCTCAGCGGACGCGCGGATGTCGGTGATGGAGATCAAATGGGGCCTCATCCCTGACATGGCTGGCACGCCAATCCTGGCCTCGCTCGTGCGCGACGATATTTTGCGCGATCTCACCTACACCGGCCGCATCTTCTCCGCGCAGGAGGCGATGACGTACGGCCTCGCCACGCGCATCTGCGACGACCCGCGCGCCAGCGCCCTCGAAGTCGCGCGCGAGATCGCCGGCAAGAGCCCGGATGCGATCCGCGCGGCGAAGCGCCTGCTGAACAATCTCTCGGTGGACCCGGGTCCTGCACTGCTCGCCGAGTCGGTCGAGCAGCAGAAGCTGATCGGCAGCGCGAACCAGACCGAAGCGGTGCGCTCAAATCTGGAGAAGCGCGCGGCGAAGTATGCAGACTAG
- a CDS encoding acyl-CoA synthetase codes for MSETSDFLGIVSGERRRTHTEIAARADRIAAGLAKIGVRPGDCVCMLMRNDIAFLEAAYAAMRLGAYGVPINWHFKPEEIDYILNDTGTSVLIGHADMLHALRDAIPKGVTVLSVPTPPEILSNYRIDPDHLKTPSFAIDFEYWLAQHQPYDGPVVPQPMNMIYTSGTTGHPKGVRRHAPTPDQQAAGERMRAMIYGLKPGARAILPGPLYHSAPNSFGIRAGKLGGALVLMPRFEPQEFLELIERYRIDTIFMVPTMFIRLMKLPEEVRRKYDVSSLRHVIHAAAPCPADVKRAMIEWWGPVIYEFYGSTESSAVTFATSEDALKKPGTVGKISPGAELRFLGEDGRVLGVGEIGEIYSRMAELADFTYHNKPEKRAEIDRDGFITSGDVGYIDEDGYVFICDRKRDMVISGGVNIYPAEIESVLHAVPGVQDCAVFGIPDAEFGEALMAVVELQAGITLEAGDVRAALKAHLADYKVPKHIEIRTGLPREDSGKIFKRRLRDPYWEQAGRKI; via the coding sequence ATGAGCGAAACGTCCGACTTCCTCGGCATCGTCTCCGGCGAGCGCCGACGCACCCACACTGAAATCGCAGCCCGCGCCGACCGCATCGCCGCCGGCCTCGCCAAGATCGGCGTCCGTCCAGGCGATTGCGTCTGCATGCTGATGCGCAACGACATCGCTTTTCTGGAAGCCGCCTATGCCGCGATGCGGCTCGGGGCCTATGGCGTGCCGATCAACTGGCACTTCAAGCCCGAAGAGATCGACTACATCCTGAACGACACCGGCACTTCGGTGCTGATCGGGCATGCGGACATGCTGCACGCCCTGCGCGACGCCATTCCGAAGGGCGTCACCGTGCTGAGCGTGCCGACGCCGCCGGAGATCCTGTCCAACTACAGGATCGATCCGGATCATCTAAAGACGCCTAGCTTCGCGATCGATTTCGAATACTGGCTCGCACAGCATCAGCCCTATGACGGCCCGGTCGTGCCGCAGCCGATGAACATGATCTACACCTCGGGGACCACGGGCCATCCCAAGGGTGTCCGCCGCCACGCGCCGACGCCGGATCAGCAGGCGGCCGGCGAGCGCATGCGCGCGATGATCTATGGGCTGAAGCCCGGCGCCCGCGCGATCCTGCCGGGACCGCTCTATCATTCCGCGCCGAATTCGTTCGGCATCCGCGCCGGCAAGCTCGGCGGCGCGCTGGTGCTGATGCCGCGGTTCGAGCCGCAGGAATTCCTGGAGCTGATCGAACGTTACAGGATCGACACCATCTTCATGGTGCCGACCATGTTCATCCGCCTGATGAAGCTGCCGGAGGAGGTGCGCAGGAAATACGACGTCTCCTCGCTGCGCCACGTCATCCATGCCGCGGCGCCGTGTCCCGCGGACGTCAAGCGCGCCATGATCGAATGGTGGGGACCGGTGATCTATGAATTCTACGGCTCGACCGAATCCAGCGCCGTCACCTTTGCGACGTCAGAGGATGCGTTGAAGAAGCCCGGCACCGTCGGCAAGATCTCGCCCGGCGCCGAGCTGCGCTTCCTCGGCGAGGACGGCCGCGTGCTTGGCGTCGGCGAGATCGGCGAGATCTATTCCCGCATGGCGGAGCTCGCCGATTTCACCTACCACAACAAGCCGGAGAAGCGCGCCGAGATCGACCGCGACGGCTTCATCACCTCCGGCGACGTCGGCTACATCGACGAGGACGGCTACGTCTTCATCTGCGACCGCAAGCGCGACATGGTGATCTCGGGCGGCGTCAACATCTATCCGGCGGAGATCGAATCGGTGCTGCACGCCGTGCCCGGTGTGCAGGATTGCGCCGTGTTCGGCATTCCCGACGCCGAGTTCGGCGAGGCGCTGATGGCGGTGGTGGAGCTGCAGGCGGGCATCACGCTCGAGGCCGGAGACGTCCGCGCCGCGCTCAAGGCGCATCTGGCCGATTACAAAGTGCCCAAGCACATCGAGATCCGCACCGGCCTGCCGCGCGAAGACTCGGGAAAGATCTTCAAGCGCCGCCTGCGCGATCCCTATTGGGAGCAGGCGGGACGGAAGATCTGA
- a CDS encoding YccF domain-containing protein, whose amino-acid sequence MAPVSIILNILWILIGGAWMAFGWLIAAIIMAVTIIGLPWARAAFNIAVYTLLPFGSRAVSRYDVTGMSDIGTGPLGLIGNIIWFVLAGWWLALGHLVTALVLAVTIIGLPFAWAHLKLAGIALWPIGKVIVPA is encoded by the coding sequence ATGGCTCCCGTTTCCATCATTCTCAACATCCTCTGGATCCTGATCGGCGGCGCCTGGATGGCGTTCGGCTGGCTGATCGCTGCGATCATCATGGCCGTCACCATCATCGGCCTGCCCTGGGCGCGGGCGGCGTTCAACATCGCCGTCTACACGCTGCTGCCGTTCGGCTCGCGAGCGGTCAGCCGCTACGATGTCACCGGCATGAGCGATATCGGCACCGGCCCGCTCGGGCTGATCGGCAACATCATCTGGTTCGTGCTCGCCGGCTGGTGGCTGGCGCTCGGCCATCTCGTGACGGCACTAGTCCTCGCGGTCACGATCATCGGCCTTCCCTTCGCCTGGGCGCATTTGAAGCTCGCCGGCATCGCGCTCTGGCCGATCGGCAAGGTGATCGTGCCGGCTTGA
- a CDS encoding VOC family protein produces MLGKAKVATRLPAKDLDRARAFYSEKLGLDPVEQRDGGLRYVCASGEFAIFISAGTQSGTHTQMGWEVEDIEATVQELRARGVKFEEYDLPGLKTVNGIAEIAGNYTSKGVGERGAWFRDSEGNLLGIGQPVRA; encoded by the coding sequence ATGCTAGGGAAAGCGAAGGTAGCCACCCGTCTTCCAGCCAAGGATCTGGACCGGGCGCGGGCGTTCTATTCCGAGAAACTCGGGCTCGACCCGGTCGAACAGCGCGACGGCGGACTGCGCTACGTCTGTGCAAGCGGCGAGTTTGCAATATTCATCTCGGCCGGCACGCAATCCGGCACGCACACGCAGATGGGCTGGGAAGTCGAGGACATCGAGGCAACGGTGCAGGAGCTTCGCGCGCGCGGAGTCAAGTTCGAGGAATACGACCTGCCCGGGCTGAAGACCGTGAACGGGATCGCCGAGATAGCCGGGAATTACACAAGCAAGGGCGTCGGTGAGAGAGGCGCATGGTTCCGCGACAGCGAAGGCAACCTTCTTGGAATCGGGCAGCCTGTTCGAGCCTGA
- a CDS encoding NADP-dependent oxidoreductase encodes MKAIVVTEQAAGTAGMKLVDRPEPQASINDVVVRVHASGFVPTELTWPSTWTDRLERDRTPSIPGHELAGVVTALGYGTTGLSVGQRVFGLADWYRDGTLAEYVAIEARNLAPLPGDVDFTVGASLPVSGLTAWQGLFQHGRLQAGQSVLAHGAAGAVGSMVTQLAREAGAHVIGSGRAADRQTVLGFGANEFIDLDNDALEDIGKVDLVFDVIGGDVQKRSAELVRAGGTLVTIVGPAEARPSDGLAIDFVVEADRAQLREIVQRVRDGRLRTNIGNVSIFDDAVAALNPTGRRKGNTIIRVRP; translated from the coding sequence ATGAAGGCGATCGTTGTAACGGAACAGGCCGCGGGAACGGCGGGGATGAAACTGGTGGACCGGCCCGAGCCGCAAGCATCGATAAACGACGTCGTTGTTCGGGTTCATGCGTCGGGGTTTGTTCCGACCGAGCTGACGTGGCCCTCGACCTGGACCGATCGCCTCGAGCGTGACCGAACACCGTCGATCCCTGGGCACGAGTTGGCTGGAGTGGTCACCGCTCTCGGATATGGCACTACGGGGTTGTCGGTAGGACAGCGGGTGTTTGGCCTCGCGGACTGGTATCGCGACGGCACGCTCGCCGAGTATGTGGCGATCGAGGCACGCAACCTGGCGCCACTCCCGGGTGACGTCGACTTCACGGTGGGCGCAAGCCTGCCGGTCTCGGGCCTAACCGCGTGGCAAGGGCTGTTCCAGCACGGTCGTCTTCAGGCGGGGCAGAGCGTCCTCGCACACGGCGCGGCCGGCGCAGTCGGTTCCATGGTGACGCAACTCGCGCGAGAGGCCGGCGCCCACGTCATCGGCTCCGGACGCGCCGCCGACCGTCAGACAGTGCTGGGCTTCGGCGCGAATGAGTTCATCGACCTCGACAACGACGCCCTGGAAGACATCGGCAAAGTCGACCTGGTGTTCGATGTCATCGGCGGCGACGTTCAGAAGCGGTCCGCAGAACTGGTTCGGGCCGGAGGAACACTGGTCACCATCGTCGGGCCCGCAGAGGCGCGCCCCTCCGACGGCCTGGCGATTGACTTTGTCGTCGAGGCCGATCGTGCCCAACTGCGTGAGATCGTCCAGCGGGTGCGGGACGGACGACTGCGGACGAACATCGGCAACGTCTCGATCTTCGACGATGCGGTCGCCGCCTTAAACCCGACCGGGCGACGCAAGGGGAATACGATCATTCGCGTTCGTCCCTGA
- a CDS encoding ABC transporter substrate-binding protein, producing MLRRNFIRMLGSTVLVWPALATGQTRKKVWRVAYLYPGSLANPADHAVFDVFRAEMKRLGYVEGQTLIIDDRSAEGKLERLPAFLTELIGLNPDVIVAVTTPAIAAAQRATSTIPIIMAPATDPIGSGFIKSFSHPGANITGMANMVGDSVGKAVELLHTIVPSAKRIAVLTSNNPTHPEQYQLAKTAANTLGLSAVQVVAPTLEDLEAAFERMKQESCDAVFVLGDVTRPTISGLAAKSKLPAVYQSSPFLALGALASYHPKIEAIYVKVAQYVDRIIKGANPADYPVEQPVVFELGVNLKTAAALGITIPDSVLARADRIIE from the coding sequence ATGCTGCGGCGCAACTTCATTCGAATGTTGGGCAGTACAGTTTTGGTTTGGCCCGCTCTGGCAACGGGCCAGACCAGGAAAAAAGTTTGGCGTGTCGCATATCTCTATCCGGGCTCTCTCGCGAACCCGGCTGATCATGCGGTCTTTGATGTTTTTCGCGCGGAGATGAAGCGTCTTGGCTATGTCGAAGGTCAGACTCTCATCATCGACGACCGGAGCGCCGAGGGAAAGCTTGAACGTCTGCCTGCGTTCTTGACCGAGTTGATTGGTCTAAATCCCGACGTCATCGTTGCCGTCACGACTCCGGCCATTGCCGCAGCTCAACGCGCAACGTCGACCATCCCGATCATCATGGCCCCAGCGACGGACCCCATTGGATCGGGCTTCATCAAGAGCTTCTCCCATCCGGGCGCCAATATTACCGGCATGGCCAACATGGTGGGCGATTCCGTCGGCAAGGCCGTCGAACTCCTCCATACAATCGTCCCGTCGGCGAAGCGCATTGCCGTATTGACCTCCAACAATCCAACGCATCCTGAACAGTACCAATTGGCCAAAACAGCCGCAAATACTCTAGGATTATCGGCGGTTCAGGTGGTTGCTCCGACGCTCGAGGATCTTGAGGCGGCTTTTGAGAGGATGAAGCAGGAAAGCTGCGATGCCGTCTTTGTGCTCGGGGATGTCACGCGACCAACCATTTCCGGCTTGGCTGCGAAGTCAAAACTGCCGGCAGTCTACCAATCGAGCCCATTCCTGGCTCTGGGCGCGCTGGCGAGTTATCATCCAAAGATCGAGGCGATCTATGTGAAGGTGGCGCAGTACGTCGACCGGATCATCAAAGGAGCCAACCCGGCCGATTACCCAGTCGAACAGCCGGTGGTTTTTGAGCTTGGCGTCAATCTGAAGACGGCCGCGGCGCTTGGCATTACAATTCCGGACAGCGTCTTGGCGCGGGCTGATCGAATCATTGAGTAG